A window from Saccharomyces eubayanus strain FM1318 chromosome XIV, whole genome shotgun sequence encodes these proteins:
- the IPI3 gene encoding chromatin-binding/pre-rRNA-processing protein IPI3: MDEEVVFTTNTSGTISSVHSFEQVNLRQCSTQSRNSCVQVGSKYLFVAQAQKALINVYNMSGSFKRESVEQRLPLPEVLKCLEVVQNTGVQYDRIHGVNHNLPEFNLPYLLLGSTESGKLYIWELNSGILLNVKPMAHYQSITKIKSILNGKYIVTSGNDSRVIIWQTVDLVSASNDEPKPICILHDHTLPVTDFQVSTSQGKFLSCAGTKLFTVSQDATMRCYDLSLIGSKKKQKKQEEDGNEVSIGKAPRLLATFTLPFAIKSISLDPADRACYIGTADGCFALNLFYKLKGNTIVNLLQSTGMNTIQKGRVFSLVQRSLVTGGENQDLDSLYSIGQLVCDKLLDSNVSCLEISMDGTLLMIGDTEGKVSIAEIYSKQIIRTIQTLTTSQASVGEVTNILVNPYRTESGDQLFEGATTGKHTSGSNGNNSLKIPNLQRVIFDNQNKSLSHDIWYQIGEPETEADPSLALPLNDFNGYLEHIKSQESMFAHMGRISSDVKVVGTETDAVSSFDDQTAKDEEITELKANVEALTHAYKELRGMHEKLYEEHQHVLDKL, from the coding sequence ATGGATGAAGAAGTCGTTTTTACAACAAATACCTCGGGGACAATATCCTCTGTGCACTCATTCGAACAAGTAAATTTGAGACAATGTTCTACCCAATCTAGAAATAGTTGTGTCCAAGTGGGCAGCAAGTACTTATTCGTTGCTCAAGCACAAAAGGCATTGATCAATGTTTACAACATGTCAGGTTCATTCAAGAGAGAGTCTGTAGAACAGCGCCTACCATTACCTGAAGTTTTAAAATGTCTAGAAGTGGTTCAAAATACCGGTGTACAGTACGACCGTATCCATGGTGTAAACCACAACTTGCCAGAGTTCAATCTTCCGTACCTGTTGCTTGGTTCCACCGAATCGGGTAAACTGTACATATGGGAGTTGAATTCGGGGATTTTATTGAATGTGAAGCCGATGGCACACTATCAAAGTATCACCAAGATTAAGTCGATTTTAAACGGGAAGTATATTGTCACTTCAGGTAACGATTCGAGAGTTATTATATGGCAAACAGTCGATTTGGTATCGGCATCGAATGACGAGCCTAAGCCTATCTGCATTCTTCATGATCATACTTTACCTGTTACAGACTTCCAAGTTTCTACCAGTCAgggaaaatttttatcttgtGCTGGTACAAAACTATTCACGGTATCTCAAGATGCTACCATGAGATGCTACGATTTGAGTCTAATAGGTTctaaaaagaagcaaaaaaagcaagaagaagacggtAATGAAGTTAGTATCGGCAAAGCGCCTAGATTGCTCGCTACATTTACATTACCTTTTGCCATTAAATCTATATCCCTCGATCCTGCTGATAGGGCATGTTATATTGGGACTGCCGATGGCTGTTTTGCACTAAATTTGTTCTATAAGTTAAAGGGGAACACCATTGTTAATCTGTTACAATCTACAGGAATGAACACTATTCAAAAAGGTAGAGTCTTTTCATTGGTACAACGCAGTTTAGTAACTGGTGGCGAAAATCAAGATTTGGATTCATTATATTCAATAGGTCAGCTGGTTTGCGATAAGCTTTTGGATTCTAACGTGTCGTGTCTCGAAATATCAATGGATGGTACGTTACTTATGATCGGTGACACTGAGGGGAAAGTTTCCATTGCGGAAATATACTCGAAACAGATCATTAGAACCATTCAAACCTTGACCACGTCACAGGCTTCTGTCGGGGAAGTGACTAATATTCTAGTAAATCCTTACAGAACTGAAAGTGGCGACCAACTGTTTGAAGGAGCAACTACAGGAAAACATACCAGCGGTAGTAATGGCAATAACTCTCTAAAGATACCAAATCTACAAAGGGTTATATTTGataatcaaaacaaaagccTCTCGCACGATATTTGGTATCAGATAGGAGAGCCAGAAACCGAGGCAGATCCTAGTTTAGCGTTACCATTGAACGACTTTAATGGCTATTTGGAACATATCAAGTCCCAAGAGTCCATGTTCGCACATATGGGCAGGATTTCAAGTGACGTGAAAGTGGTTGGTACAGAAACGGACGCTGTCTCATCTTTTGACGATCAAACCGCtaaagatgaagagattACTGAACTCAAAGCTAACGTGGAGGCACTAACTCACGCCTACAAAGAATTACGTGGTATGCACGAAAAGCTATACGAGGAGCATCAACACGTACTCGACAAGCTGTAG
- the PBR1 gene encoding putative oxidoreductase, producing the protein MPLNIIGTALLDGTDKIPYFQTIKKVAPYVLGASAIKYWSRGPSNTWERKLHGKVYLVTGATSQGMGTSVAFKMAELGAQLIILTREVDEWVTEWCEDLREKTNNELIFVEKCDLSNLWEIRKFATSWLDNSPPRRLDGVIVMSGDMEPWGVPKISLPKRRSSKDGLELQIATNYAAIFHLLNLLQPSFKAQPPDRDVRIILATCWLQVVGDINVEDPLWQNAKYKSALKFFASSKLQLGLSMMELQRRITADIQKQKTDGVERTGKNVTITMVQPGTMRSNSLRRVISNGSVILLMVLYCILLYPILWLFTKSGRRGDQSFLYALMTPELEEINLKDTKAKYISDCSIVKFARKEFDDEELQKKLFENTERDILQLEKKIAAKRNADGKRGNDAKKKKQTKSKKDD; encoded by the coding sequence ATGCctttgaatattattgGAACAGCCCTTTTAGATGGAACTGATAAAATTCCTTACTTTCAGACGATTAAAAAGGTGGCGCCTTATGTATTAGGGGCAAGTGCCATCAAATACTGGTCAAGAGGACCATCGAATACATGGGAAAGAAAGCTGCATGGCAAAGTGTATTTGGTTACTGGGGCTACTTCTCAAGGAATGGGGACATCTGTGGCCTTTAAAATGGCAGAATTAGGCGCACAGCTAATTATTTTGACCAGAGAAGTGGATGAATGGGTCACAGAGTGGTGTGAAGACTTACGtgaaaagacaaacaaCGAGCTAATTTTTGTAGAGAAATGTGACCTGAGTAATTTGTGGGAAATTCGTAAATTTGCCACAAGTTGGTTAGATAATTCGCCACCCAGAAGGTTAGATGGTGTTATTGTCATGTCTGGTGATATGGAGCCTTGGGGTGTTCCCAAAATATCTCTACCGAAAAGAAGATCTTCCAAGGATGGGTTGGAGTTACAAATAGCTACGAATTATGCGGctatttttcatcttttaaaTTTGCTGCAACCTAGTTTTAAGGCTCAACCACCTGATAGAGACGTAAGAATTATCCTTGCGACATGCTGGTTGCAAGTTGTTGGAGATATTAATGTGGAAGACCCCTTATGGCAAAATGCCAAGTATAAAAgtgctttgaaatttttcgcAAGCAGCAAGTTACAGTTGGGATTAAGCATGATGGAGTTGCAAAGGAGAATTACTGCAGACattcaaaagcaaaagactGATGGTGTCGAAAGAACAGGTAAAAATGTTACAATCACCATGGTGCAACCAGGAACAATGAGATCCAATAGTTTACGTCGTGTCATTAGTAATGGGTCAGTGATTTTATTGATGGTATTATATTGTATTTTACTATACCCTATATTGTGGTTATTTACCAAGAGCGGTCGTCGTGGTGATCAAAGTTTTTTGTATGCATTAATGACCCCAGAACTGGAAGAGATAAATCTAAAGGATACGAAGGCCAAGTACATTTCAGACTGCTCAATTGTAAAATTCGCTCGGAAGgaatttgatgatgaggaaTTACAGAAAAAGTTATTTGAGAATACTGAAAGAGATATATTACAActagagaaaaaaattgcagCGAAGAGGAATGCTGATGGAAAGAGAGGAAATGATgctaaaaagaaaaaacaaacgaagagcaagaaagaTGATTAG
- the RHO5 gene encoding Rho family GTPase RHO5 produces MRSIKCVIIGDGAVGKTSLLISYTTNSFPTDYVPTVFDNYSTTIAIPTATTDSPLEPGSDNTKGESFSSSNSLPSTERKLFKINLWDTAGQEDYDRLRPLCYPQTDIFLICFSVSEHASFANVTEKWLPELKQTSNIENLSLFTKLKKYPILLVGTKADLRDDPVTQKKLQETNSDYVSQEEIDKVVQEYGFMGYTECSAATQAGVREVFEHAVRYAIYEPESNLQKSVKETTTDELTTATTNNNKDKIMQEQKPHPHPNNSTDSTLSKDNSQQEKEALNYKPTKKQHKDKTHEQVKSKGTKMATKTHCNKQTKSKVRNEKKKKNSKCVIL; encoded by the coding sequence ATGAGGTCCATCAAGTGCGTAATAATTGGTGATGGTGCAGTGGGTAAAACATCTCTTCTGATATCGTATACCACCAATTCTTTCCCCACCGACTATGTTCCAACAGTTTTTGATAACTATTCCACCACTATAGCTATTCCTACCGCAACTACAGATAGCCCCTTAGAGCCTGGAAGCGATAATACTAAGGGAGAAtcattttcgtcttcaaatTCCTTACCAAGtacagaaagaaaactatTTAAGATCAATTTATGGGACACTGCAGGACAGGAAGATTACGATCGTTTAAGACCGTTATGTTACCCTCAAactgatattttcttaatATGTTTTTCTGTAAGTGAACATGCTAGTTTTGCTAATGTCACTGAAAAATGGTTACCTGAACTTAAGCAAACTTCTAATATTGAAAACCTTTCTCTCTTCACCAAATTAAAGAAGTATCCGATACTATTAGTAGGTACCAAGGCTGATCTCAGAGATGATCCTGTAACTCagaaaaaactacaagaaacaaattcTGATTATGTATCCCAGGAGGAAATAGATAAAGTCGTGCAAGAGTACGGATTTATGGGATATACGGAATGTTCTGCTGCTACTCAAGCTGGTGTCCGAGAGGTTTTTGAACACGCAGTGAGATATGCCATTTACGAGCCGGAATCCAATCTGCAGAAATCAGTAAAAGAGACCACCACCGATGAACTAACGACCGCCACAACTAATAACAACAAGGACAAGATTATGCAAGAACAAAAACCACATCCACATCCCAATAATAGTACAGATAGCACACTTTCCAAGGACAATTCACaacaggaaaaagaagCCCTTAATTATAAGCCGACTAAAAAACAACATAAAGACAAAACTCACGAACAGGTTAAATCCAAAGGCACCAAGATGGCCACAAAGACGCATTGTAATAAACAAACCAAATCAAAGGTAAGAAacgagaagaagaagaagaattcaaaatgCGTAATTCTTTAA